The nucleotide window ctgatccatgagatgtcctcagtataatcagagTGGTGGGAACGCAAAGAAATGTCCTTGTGCTACTTCAGTATAATCAGGATAATGGTGGGAACTTTGTGCTGTTCTTGCGCTCAAGGACGAAGCACGGCAGGTGCTCACGAAAGCCaattattgcttgtataattaataaaaacataggttgctgctttggcacttctgaaatgttaagaaaacaagtcttaaagtgTAAATCTAGATAATACTTTAATGAAAGTTACCACAGCAGGACAGACGGCGCTCTTTTGCCTGAGCGagcggcagccctctactgctgtgctttggcacaattcatctcgtgtgATGAGCTTACTTTCGGCCCTGTCCTAAGAAACTAAACACAAACCAAAGCCATGTGTGCTGTTTGGAATGCCTGCTTTAGGCCCCGAAAAAGGAGTTGAATGAATTGTGGTGGGGAAGATttcttaggttgtctttttgaaGAGGCGGTAGTTGTCTGAGACACTCCACTCCTCTTCCTTCTTAACTGGCTTGGTAATTCCTTAGAGAACCTCTGTATTATGGCTGTACTATTTGTGTAGAAGTTTGTGTTTTGTGTTCTGACGTCCCTGGGGATTCTTTTCATTGGATGTTTTGAATCATGGGTCCTTTTTGTTCTCACTTTAGCCCACTTTTCATCCTGATTGCTTCCAGAGTCACTCTCTGATAAACAGTGAACTTCAGTGAATCCATAGTGTCCAGCCTCTctaatttctgtcttttctacTAGGCCAGGGCTGCCGCCTTGCCTTCGCCTGATGTGGACTTGTATAGGAGCAGGACACTGGGAAGACCCAGACAGGAAATCTATTGTAGAAGTAGGACTCTTGGAAGCTTGAGTATAGCCTTTAGCTTTCCTTAGTGATGTTGATCTAAGGCTCCTTGGTGTGATGCGTCTACCTCTTCTATGAAACTCTGGGACTTGGGGTCTTTTCCTAGTTTGCAACCTAAAGCCAAGACGCAACCTGATCTCTCCACGGCCTTCAGGAGTGCTTACAAGGTGAAGCTGTGGATAGATAAGAAGATAAGTTCCAAAAGTGGCCTGTAATTTATGACAGCAATTAAATCCTGAACATCGGCCACACTGTAGGCAGATAGGGTATTTTAGAACCAGACCTGAAGCTAAAGGTGGACGTACGTTGGGGGGTATTTGACTCCTTAACAGTTTTGCTGCTATTTTTAGCTGCAGATCTTGTAGAAGCTGGAACTGTTCGGAGAAGTCAGACTTGGCCTGGGGAAGATAACTTGGCTTGAGGGAGTGTTGGGACTCAAAAATCCTTGTCTGTGAATCACTCTGTGAGTTCTTACTCTCTTCCACTGGAACAGAATCTCTCCTAGCAAAAAATACGTTGAAGGAAGACTCTGACTTTGCTGGGGCAGAAAGCTGACTCCCTGTACATGAAACAGGCATGTGCTGAGTGACTTCCTGGGATATATCACAGGGctttgagtttgttttctttattctcactCTAGTGCCAGAGTAGTGCTGTATTATGGAGGACATGGAGACACGTGTCCACATCCTTAAGGCCATTCTTTTCTCATGACCATGGCATGAAGTATGTCTCTGAATGTAGTTTTTGACAACTGAAGGCTGAGAAATAGTACCTTGACCCTTCTCAAGCAGACTCTGGGAAAATGCCATCAATTCAACTGGAACCCCAAATAAATTCTGAATAGATTGACAGGTATCTGCAGTGGCTCTTTCTGTTAAAGATGTTTGAGAATAAAGCTTCCTTTCCATGCTGGTCCCCAAGACATTGCCCAGCGTTAGCATACTGGAGAGGTATTTTCGAGGTAGTCGCTGCCTCCAGGAGCGACTTTCCCAGACATTCTGTCGCCTGCCCAGGACAGGCCAGGTAAGGCCTCTTCGAGCCCCTGATCCTGCCTGGAAGATCCTAGATAGTGATCTCCAGTTTTGTGGTGGATGGTGGGAAAGGCTCCGGAGTGAGCTCCCTGACTCCTCCACCTGTTTCCTCTTAATCCTTTCATTAGATATGACATCCATTCCTGGGATCTCAGAATTTAACTTAGAAGAATTCATACCTTGAAGTTTTGAAATGGAAGTTAATTCAGAAGTGTTTGTGCCTTGCAAATGTGGCCTGGGGTTGCATCCAGTAGAAATTACACATTGAAGTTTTGGTTCTGAAATGAATGCAGAAGAATTCACACCTTGCAAATTAGGCCCAATGCAGAGCACCTTAGATTTTCTACCTTGAAGCTGTGGACTAGGATTCAACCCAGAGGACTTTATACCTTGCACCTGTGACCCAGTGTTGACTGGCATATAATTTACACACTGAAGCTGTGGCCCTGGATTCTGTTCAGAGCATTTCCCACCTTGTAATTTAGGCTTATGCTTGAATTCCAGAAACTGCTCATCTGGAAGCTTCATTTCTGTGCTCAACTCAGGTTTTACCTCTTGCAACTGTGGTTGAGGATTGAACTCAAAATATTGAATACCGTGAAGCCTTGTTCCCAGACAAAAATCAGAAGAGTTCACATCTTGCAACTGTTGGTCAGGATTGAATTCCAAAGATTTCACATCTTGAAGCTTTGTCCTTTTACATAATTCTGAAGATTTTATATGTTGCGAATGTGTCCCAGGATTGAACACCATGACTTTTACACTTTGAAGTTCTGGCCATGGATTCAACTTATAAGATTTCTCATCTTGCCACTGCTTTCTACCACTGATCTCAGACAATATTCCACTATGAATCTTTGATTCCAAGGCCAACTCAGAGGGTTTTGCAACCTTGAATTCTAGACCAGGGTTGACCTCAGTAGAGTTCATTAGTTGAAGCTTTATATgttcagaagattttttttttttttttttttgttcagaaGATTTTGCACCTTGCAATTTTGCCTCAGGGTTGAATTCCATAGATTTCACACCTTGAAGGTGTGCCTCTGGTGTCAACATAGACAATTTCCTGTCTTGTAACTGTGGAGCTGAGTTAAATCCCAAAGATTTCACATCTTGTACCTTTGTACCAAGAGTCAATTCAAAAGGTTTCATATCTTGCCACACTGGCCTGGTGATGAACTCCACAGATTCTCCACTTTGAAGCTTTGTCTCTGGTGTTAACTCTGAAGATGTCACACCCTGCAGCCATGGAACAACAGATTTCAAATCTTGAAGCCTCCACTGTAGCATCAAATCAGATTTCTCACCCTGTCTCTGTGGTCCAGGGTTGAACTCCACTGATTTCACACCTTGAAGCTTCCTCCTCTGTGTTAAATCAGATTTCCCACCTTGTAACTTCAGTCCACAGTTAAACTCTAAGGATTTTACATCCTGAAGCTTTGTCCCTTGAATCAACTCAGAAAATTTTTTGCTTTGTGTCTGTGGTCCAGAGTTGAACACTGATTTCGCTTTCTGAAGCTTTGTCCCTGGGATCACTTCAGAAGATTGCATACCTTGAAAGTGTGGTCTAGAACTTAACTGCTTAGATTTTACATCTGGAAGCTTTATACCCATGATCAGCTCAGAACATTTCATATCTTGTAAGTGTGGGCCTAAGTCCAACTCTATAGATTTCACACCTGGAAACTTCCTCCCCAGAGTCAAATCAGAAGATTTCTCACCTTGTAACTTTGGACTAGGTTTCAGTTCTACAGACTTCACACCTTGAAGCTTTTCCCTTGGGATAACTCCAGACAATTTCATACCCTGCAAGTTTGGTCCAGACCTGAAATTCATAGATTTTACATCTTGAAGCTTTATACCTGTGATTAAGTTGGAAGATTTCATATCTTCCAACTGTGGACCCGACTTGAATTCCACTGATTTCACTTTTTGAAGCTTTGTCCCCAGTATCAACTCAGAAGATTTCACACCTTGCAATGGTGGCCCAGATTTGGACTTCACAGATTCAACATCTTGAAACTTTGAGTCTGAGATTAATTTAGAAGATTTCACTCTTTGCAATTGTGGCTCACAGTTGAACACGAATTTCACATTCTGAAGCTTTGATCCCAGAATCAGCTCAGAAGATTTCAGAACTTGCAACTGAGGACTGGGGCTGAATTCTTTATGTTTTACATCTTGAAGCTTTATCTTTGAGGTCCATCCAGAATATTTCACACCTTGTAACAATGACCCAGGGTTGAAATCTGTAGATTTGACACCTTGAATCTTTTTCCCCACAGTCAATTTAGAAAATGTTGTACCTTGCAGCTGTGAGTCAGAGATTAACTCAGTAAATTTCTTATCTTGGGACTTTGTCTCAAGTGGTGACTTAGAAGATTTTGGGCCTTGCCACTGTGGCCCACTGTTGAAATCCTCAGATTTCACACCTTGAAGCTCTGTCTGAAGAGTCAACTCAGATGACTTCATACTTTTCAAGTGTAGTAGGGAGTTCAACTCTATAGTTTCATCACTTTGTAATTGTGACTCTTGGTTTAATACCCCAGATTTCACCTCAGGAAACTGTGGCTCTTGTGTAAGCAATACAGACTTCACACCTTGAAGCTGTGTTCCTGGGGATGACGGTAATGGTTTCACTTCTTGAAACCATGGTCCTGGGATCAACTTAGGAGATTTTCCATCATGCAAGTGAGGCCTAGATTTGAACATCATGGGTTTTACATCACAGAGCTCTGACTTGGAAGTCAGGTCACATGATTTCTTACTTCTAAACTGTAGACAAGGTTTCAAATTGAGACCTTGAGGCTGAGGTTCTTGGAGTGATGCCAGAGATTGTATACCTTGGAGCTTTGGCCTTGGAGTCAATACCGATGGCTTCTTATCTCTTAATTGTATCAAAGGTTTCAACTCTGCTGGTTTGACACATTGAGATTGCAACCCAAGATTTAGCAGAGATTTCACACCTTGAAACACTAGTGCAGGCATCCACTGAACAGCTCTCATACTTTCAAGCTGTGGCTTTTGGTGTAACTCCACAGTTTTCCTACCTTGAAGCTGTGGCTCTGAGGTTGATGCCAAAAATTTTCCTTCTTGCAGCTGTGGTCCTGGGGATAACTCAGGAGTTTCCACACTCTGCAACTGTGGCCCAAGGTTGAAATTCATATATGTTGCACCTTGAATTTTTGGCCCCAGAGGCAATTCAGATGACTTCACATCTCTTAACTGTATTGAAGATTTCAACTTTACAGATTTGACACCTTGAGATTGTGACTCAAGATTTGGGGTCAACTTCATAGATTTTACTCCTTGCATCTTTGGCTCTGGAGTGAACtcaaaaaaattcacatattgtTGTTGTTGCCCTGAGTTTAACTCTGAAGATTTCACACCTTGAGTTTGAGTTCCTGATGTCAGTTCACAAAATTTGACATCTTCTATCTGTGGCCCTGATGTTATCTCCACAGATTTCTTAACTTCCAGCTGTGGACTTGGGGTTAGCAACGTGGATTTCATACCTCTTGGACATTGTCCTGGAGTTAAGGCCACAGAGTTCAGATCTTTCAACTCTGACTCTGAGATTAACAACTCAGTTTTCAAATCATGAAGTTTTGAGCCTGGGGTCATCTCTACCGGTTTCACATCTCGCACCTGTGGCCCAAGGGTCAACACTGTAGATTTGACATTTCCCAGTTGTGGCTTTGATGTTAACTGCATAGATTTCATACTTCCCAAATGTGGCCCTGGTGTTAACTCCACAGATTTCGTATCTTCCAGCTGTGGCTCTGGCGTTAGCGCCTCAGACTGTAAACCTTGAAGCTTTGAGATTGGGGTCCACTCTACAGGTTTTACATCTTGCAACTGTGGTCTTTGGATCAATTCAGAAGATTTCACAACTTGTAACCATGGTCTTCTGGTCAACTCAGAATAGATTTCACTTGGCAACTGCGGTCTAGGAGTCAACTCCATAGATTTTGCATCTGGTATCTGTGGCTCTGAGACTAATTTATATGAAGTGTCACCTTCAAAGCTTGACATCTGGTCTACTGCCACACATTTTACACCTTGAAACAGTGGCTCTGGTACTAACATCTCAGGCTTAACGCCTTGCTGCTCAGGTCCTGGGGTCAACTTCATAGATTTTACTCCTTGCATCTTTGGCTCTGGAGTGAACTCAAAAAACTTCACATATTGTTGTTGTTGCCCTGAGTTTAACTCTGAAGATTTCACACCTTGAGTTTGAGTTCCTGATGTCAGTTCACAAAATTTGACATCTTGTAGCCGTGGCTCCACCTGTTTCACACCTTGAAGCCCTGGAGACATCTTTGCTGATTTAGAATCTTGAAGCCCTAACTCTAGAGTCGTCTCCACAGAAGTCACACTATGAAACAGTGGTCCTGGGGTTTGCTCCCCAGATTTGACACCTTGAAGCTTTGGCCCTGAAGTCAATTCAGAAAATTTGACATCTTGCTGCCTTGGCCCTAGGTTCAGTTCCTCAGATTTCACATCTTGAAATTGTAGTTTTGAGGTCAGTTTGACAGATTTCAAGCTGTGAAACTGTGATCCTTCAGTAGACAGAACAGATTTCATATTTTCAGCTGGGAGCCCTTGACTTGACTGCAAAGATGACTCTGTTACAAATCCTACAGACTTTATGTCTTGAAGCTGTGTTCCTGGTATAAACTGCACATGTTTGAAACCTTGATGCTTTGGTTCTGGGGTCAAATCAGAAAATCTGATACATTGCAAGCATGGTCCTGAGTTTAGTTCCATAAATTTCATACTTTGAGGTTGTGATTCTGCAGTCAACTGTACAGATACAACACTTTGATGTTTTGGTCCTGGGATAAAAtctgacaattttatttcttgcaCTGGGGAACCTGGGGTCAAATCATCAGATTTCACACCATGATGTGGAGACCCTGAGATTAAATCTATAGGTCTTTCTCCTTGAAGTGGCAGCTCTGGAGATAACTCTGAAAATCTTACACTATGCAGCTGTGGCCCTTGGAGCTGTGCCTCCTTAGTCAATTCCTCTGATATCATGCTTTGTAGCACTGGCTCTTGTATTGGCTTCTCTGATTCTACCACGCTGGTAGTAGTTGACTGTTGAATTAAATTAACATATTTCACATCTTGTAATTTTGGCTCTGGCTCCAACTGCCTAGACTTTACTGCCTGGAGCTGTGGCTCTGGGGTCAACTCCATAACATGTGGTTTTGGTCCTGTAATAAACTGTTTAGATCCTACCACTAATAGGGATGACTCAGAGGTTAACTTCACATATTTCAAATTTTGCAGTAGTGGCTCTGATATCTCACATTGCATCCCTGGTCCTAAAGTCAACTCCAGAGATCCTTTTTCTGAATATGGTAGTACTAGTATTACCTCCTGGATGTTTTCAACTGGAAATGTTGCCAACCCCACAGTTTCTGTGTTTTCATATTCTGACCTTAGGGGTATCCCTGATGACTCTGTAACTTGAAGATGTGGCCTTAGGGGAGTCATTCCTGTAGATTCTCTAACTTGACCTATTGGTTTTTGTGTTAATGCTACTTGGGGCAAAGCCTCAGAAGTCAGCCTCACAGTTTCTGTATCTTGATAGCCTTGACCTAGAGTCATCtctgaaaatttttgaaaatgtggCCTAGGCACCACCCCAGCAGTTTTCAAGACTAGCTGTGGGATCAGTTTCACAGATTCTTCTTCTTGTGGGAAGATCTCAGCAGCTAACTCTGCAGGCTCTGTGTCTTGATGCCTTGGTCTGGAAGTTAGACCCACAGATTTCAATCCTTGTAAATGTGGTTCCATGGTCACTTTCCTTGATTCAACATGCTGTAACTGTGTCTCAGGAATTAACCTACTAGATTCTTCCAGTGGCACGTGTAAATCCACAAAATTATTATCATGCATTAATGGCCCTAGAGTCAACTCCTCAGGTTTTATACTTTTGGACTGTGGTTctgaggtcaatggaacagatttCACATTTTGAAATTGTGGTTCCAAGATCAACTCCTCATAGTTCATAACTTCTGAATATGGTCCTAGATTCAGATGAACAAACTTCATACCTTGGGACTCTGGGGTCAACATCTTTGATTTCATACCTTGCATCTCTGATCCTGGTACCAACTCTAAAGATTCTTGTATTGTGTGCTGTGACACTGGAGTATCTCCCATGGCTTTTACACTTTGGAACATTGGCTCAAGAGTACCTTGGAATGACATTGAGTTCATCTGCATAAATTCTAAAGCTTGGCTCAGTGGCCCTGGAGTATTTCCTAAAGATGATTGTATCAACCCCCTAGATTCTTTTGCATGGTGACAAGTGTCAGAGGTAAACTTTGCTTCTGTTTCTGGATATCCTGGCTCTGAGATCATCCTTAAAGATTCTGAAGCTTGATGCCATGGGGTCAATCCTTTAGGTTCTGTGACTTGATGATTCGGTTTGAGGTTCAATTCTACAGATTTTACTGCTTGAATGTGTGCCCCTGGGATCAGTTCCTCATATTTCATATCTTCTACCTGTGTCTCAGGAATCAACCTCCTACTTTCTACCATTTGAGGAGTTTTCACATCTTCAAGCAATGATACTAGAGCTGTCTCCTCAGATCTTATATCTTGTAACCATGGCTTTGGGGCAAACTCCACAGATTTCATATCTTCTTGTACTGGTCTTAGAGTCAATTCTACAGTATTTATACCTGGAAACTCTGATGGTAGGGCCAAATGAACATATTCCATACCTTGCAACTGTGAACTGGGGACCAAGTCTATAGATTCCCTACTTTGCAACTGTGGTGCTGGGACTAACTCAgcagatttttcattttgttgttgtggtCCCAGGGTCAATTGGATAGATTTCACACCATGAAGCTGAGACCCTGGGGCTGACTGCACAGATTTCTCACTTTGCAGCTGTGGTGTGGAGGCCAACTCATCAGGTTTTATACTCTGCAGTTGTAGTTCTGGGGCCAATTCTATAGAGCTCACAGTTGGGATCAGCTGTCCATATTTTACCATTTGTGGAATTGAACCTGTGGTTATGTCTATAGATTTTGCATTTTGCAACTCTGGTCCCAAGATCAGTTTCCCAGATTTCAAATTTTGCAATCCTGGGGATAACTTCATAGAATCCATAACATTAAATTGTGGCATTGGCTTCATCCCCATATACTTCACATCTTGAAGCAGTGATGAATCTTGTAGCATTTCTTGTAGCATTTCTGTAGATTCTGTGACTTGAGGCAGTGGCTTTTGGCTCATTCCCATAGATTCTGTACCTTGACCCAGTGACCTTGGGATTGTCCCTAAAGATTCCATCATTTGATGGTGTGACTGTGTCACCTCTACAGATTTCTCCATTTGTAGCCAGGTGTCAGATGTCAAATCCATAGTTTCTGTGATGTGATGGCTTTGCCTTGGACTCATCTCTGAATACTCCAGAATTTGATGCCTTGGAGTCAACCTTGAAGACTCCATGACTTGATGAGGTGGTCCTGGGGTTAATGATATAGATTCTGTGCTTTGATGATGTGGTTGTGGAGTCATCCCCTCAGAGTCTAGCACTTGAATGCATGACTCAGGAGTTGACTCCAGAGATTCCTTG belongs to Pseudorca crassidens isolate mPseCra1 chromosome 14, mPseCra1.hap1, whole genome shotgun sequence and includes:
- the SPATA31H1 gene encoding spermatogenesis-associated protein 31H1 → MSIVIMLIDSLPLLPDPQWEENLRMGCVEANLTCFSDLPTGWSQECVCWSTDRSLQQVVQHLESARSSLMELGLPEPQDTISSSTSSASVAQGPVLPCCDCKKAKHSSDSSISSGSSYSSSLSHLPVFSEGTTWRLRSHSLPILPPNQPPVFRNQGTPLPSFGLSELFRKSKPFQNLAALSSLSPQSTFINSLFESPNLYKQEEKTKDERRSKSHLTTDHRPSAIFKERPLLSGSAPIQLSPLARRELEGHMAWKVSTLREQTVPLPVRESWAMLNYLTEVQGGVPEPQKPQIHLSMPIHQSTEQDINNESPDLPAFQLHVNVGAESGLSRTETKISQTLIPGKQSQPGDGPQILGSRPLMTSMGTPPPKSLGVDIAQEETTLLQKDPKRVLELSVEQRVIDLPEKRIQQHETQVTNVELTPQLPYQVRDSIKVTPLALLQVMDSMGLIPESHSEVIESVGLLPRPPNEVVKPMEATERVSVSPNPSYQVIKSVEVTPRSQQQVMESRKMTSRQQNQVIVNVKVTPIALLQVMDSMGMIKKSHPPIIQSKGMTPRMQYQVKESVKRTTLLDHEVIQPGKMSPRLQHAVMETVEMTPGPQHKVMESVDVTSRPQSQVIEPLKITPRPICQNTKSPEMITRPLHPVMDYLEVTPVTLLQAMDFMGIIPPTQSHVIESGGLTPDTQSQIANLTPRATQSDGLTSSSSPTTIGPCGVVESVGLPPKLPLKIMELVGLIPMPSQQSIHSLKVTPTALGSPMGMIIAPQSQVVETQDLTPRLISQAKESLESTPESCIQVLDSEGMTPQPHHQSTESISLTPGPPHQVMESSRLTPRHQILEYSEMSPRQSHHITETMDLTSDTWLQMEKSVEVTQSHHQMMESLGTIPRSLGQGTESMGMSQKPLPQVTESTEMLQEMLQDSSLLQDVKYMGMKPMPQFNVMDSMKLSPGLQNLKSGKLILGPELQNAKSIDITTGSIPQMVKYGQLIPTVSSIELAPELQLQSIKPDELASTPQLQSEKSVQSAPGSQLHGVKSIQLTLGPQQQNEKSAELVPAPQLQSRESIDLVPSSQLQGMEYVHLALPSEFPGINTVELTLRPVQEDMKSVEFAPKPWLQDIRSEETALVSLLEDVKTPQMVESRRLIPETQVEDMKYEELIPGAHIQAVKSVELNLKPNHQVTEPKGLTPWHQASESLRMISEPGYPETEAKFTSDTCHHAKESRGLIQSSLGNTPGPLSQALEFMQMNSMSFQGTLEPMFQSVKAMGDTPVSQHTIQESLELVPGSEMQGMKSKMLTPESQGMKFVHLNLGPYSEVMNYEELILEPQFQNVKSVPLTSEPQSKSIKPEELTLGPLMHDNNFVDLHVPLEESSRLIPETQLQHVESRKVTMEPHLQGLKSVGLTSRPRHQDTEPAELAAEIFPQEEESVKLIPQLVLKTAGVVPRPHFQKFSEMTLGQGYQDTETVRLTSEALPQVALTQKPIGQVRESTGMTPLRPHLQVTESSGIPLRSEYENTETVGLATFPVENIQEVILVLPYSEKGSLELTLGPGMQCEISEPLLQNLKYVKLTSESSLLVVGSKQFITGPKPHVMELTPEPQLQAVKSRQLEPEPKLQDVKYVNLIQQSTTTSVVESEKPIQEPVLQSMISEELTKEAQLQGPQLHSVRFSELSPELPLQGERPIDLISGSPHHGVKSDDLTPGSPVQEIKLSDFIPGPKHQSVVSVQLTAESQPQSMKFMELNSGPCLQCIRFSDLTPEPKHQGFKHVQFIPGTQLQDIKSVGFVTESSLQSSQGLPAENMKSVLSTEGSQFHSLKSVKLTSKLQFQDVKSEELNLGPRQQDVKFSELTSGPKLQGVKSGEQTPGPLFHSVTSVETTLELGLQDSKSAKMSPGLQGVKQVEPRLQDVKFCELTSGTQTQGVKSSELNSGQQQQYVKFFEFTPEPKMQGVKSMKLTPGPEQQGVKPEMLVPEPLFQGVKCVAVDQMSSFEGDTSYKLVSEPQIPDAKSMELTPRPQLPSEIYSELTRRPWLQVVKSSELIQRPQLQDVKPVEWTPISKLQGLQSEALTPEPQLEDTKSVELTPGPHLGSMKSMQLTSKPQLGNVKSTVLTLGPQVRDVKPVEMTPGSKLHDLKTELLISESELKDLNSVALTPGQCPRGMKSTLLTPSPQLEVKKSVEITSGPQIEDVKFCELTSGTQTQGVKSSELNSGQQQQYVNFFEFTPEPKMQGVKSMKLTPNLESQSQGVKSVKLKSSIQLRDVKSSELPLGPKIQGATYMNFNLGPQLQSVETPELSPGPQLQEGKFLASTSEPQLQGRKTVELHQKPQLESMRAVQWMPALVFQGVKSLLNLGLQSQCVKPAELKPLIQLRDKKPSVLTPRPKLQGIQSLASLQEPQPQGLNLKPCLQFRSKKSCDLTSKSELCDVKPMMFKSRPHLHDGKSPKLIPGPWFQEVKPLPSSPGTQLQGVKSVLLTQEPQFPEVKSGVLNQESQLQSDETIELNSLLHLKSMKSSELTLQTELQGVKSEDFNSGPQWQGPKSSKSPLETKSQDKKFTELISDSQLQGTTFSKLTVGKKIQGVKSTDFNPGSLLQGVKYSGWTSKIKLQDVKHKEFSPSPQLQVLKSSELILGSKLQNVKFVFNCEPQLQRVKSSKLISDSKFQDVESVKSKSGPPLQGVKSSELILGTKLQKVKSVEFKSGPQLEDMKSSNLITGIKLQDVKSMNFRSGPNLQGMKLSGVIPREKLQGVKSVELKPSPKLQGEKSSDLTLGRKFPGVKSIELDLGPHLQDMKCSELIMGIKLPDVKSKQLSSRPHFQGMQSSEVIPGTKLQKAKSVFNSGPQTQSKKFSELIQGTKLQDVKSLEFNCGLKLQGGKSDLTQRRKLQGVKSVEFNPGPQRQGEKSDLMLQWRLQDLKSVVPWLQGVTSSELTPETKLQSGESVEFITRPVWQDMKPFELTLGTKVQDVKSLGFNSAPQLQDRKLSMLTPEAHLQGVKSMEFNPEAKLQGAKSSEQKKKKKKSSEHIKLQLMNSTEVNPGLEFKVAKPSELALESKIHSGILSEISGRKQWQDEKSYKLNPWPELQSVKVMVFNPGTHSQHIKSSELCKRTKLQDVKSLEFNPDQQLQDVNSSDFCLGTRLHGIQYFEFNPQPQLQEVKPELSTEMKLPDEQFLEFKHKPKLQGGKCSEQNPGPQLQCVNYMPVNTGSQVQGIKSSGLNPSPQLQGRKSKVLCIGPNLQGVNSSAFISEPKLQCVISTGCNPRPHLQGTNTSELTSISKLQGMNSSKLNSEIPGMDVISNERIKRKQVEESGSSLRSLSHHPPQNWRSLSRIFQAGSGARRGLTWPVLGRRQNVWESRSWRQRLPRKYLSSMLTLGNVLGTSMERKLYSQTSLTERATADTCQSIQNLFGVPVELMAFSQSLLEKGQGTISQPSVVKNYIQRHTSCHGHEKRMALRMWTRVSMSSIIQHYSGTRVRIKKTNSKPCDISQEVTQHMPVSCTGSQLSAPAKSESSFNVFFARRDSVPVEESKNSQSDSQTRIFESQHSLKPSYLPQAKSDFSEQFQLLQDLQLKIAAKLLRSQIPPNVRPPLASGLVLKYPICLQCGRCSGFNCCHKLQATFGTYLLIYPQLHLVSTPEGRGEIRLRLGFRLQTRKRPQVPEFHRRGRRITPRSLRSTSLRKAKGYTQASKSPTSTIDFLSGSSQCPAPIQVHIRRRQGGSPGLVEKTEIREAGHYGFTEVHCLSESDSGSNQDEKWAKVRTKRTHDSKHPMKRIPRDVRTQNTNFYTNSTAIIQRFSKELPSQLRRKRSGVSQTTTASSKRQPKKSSPPQFIQLLFRGLKQAFQTAHMALVCV